The Rhodothermales bacterium sequence GCTTGCCTGCGGAGTTCCTGCTGATGCCGAACAACCGAATCGGTTGCGACGAATGCCATCCCTTTCGGAATCAGATAGTTCCGGCCAAAACCAGGTTTGACAGAGACAATCTCGCCGCGCTCGCCAAGATTGTCGACATCCTGCGTCAGAATAACTTTCATAGCGTTCTACTGTGGAGGTGCGGCGGGCCATGACAGCCCATCAGTCCGAACCTGATTACTTCACGTTGTCGGCGACGTATGGGACCAGCGCAAGGTGTCTCGCACGCTTGGCGGCTCGTGTCAGCTGACGCTGAAACCTGGCCGAAACGCCCGTAATACGACGCGGCAAAAGCTTGCCTTGCTCGTTAATAAACCTCTTCAGGAGGTCGACATCTTTGTAGTCGACGTACTCCGCATCGAGTGCTGAAAATCTTTCTTTGCTCTGTGGTCTGGCCATCACTATTACCGCGTTCTAAGTACGTTGTGCCTATTCTGCCACTGCCGCCGCTTCCAGAGCTGCAGCACGGTCCTTTCTACCCTCGAAGTGACGGAGCATCTTTGCGTCCATCTTCAGGGTCAGGTAGCGCAGGACTGAATCGTTGATCTCGAGGGTACGCT is a genomic window containing:
- a CDS encoding 30S ribosomal protein S18, whose amino-acid sequence is MARPQSKERFSALDAEYVDYKDVDLLKRFINEQGKLLPRRITGVSARFQRQLTRAAKRARHLALVPYVADNVK